The DNA region TCTTTCTGGTTTTTGACTGATCTTCAAATTTTCATCTTGAGTCAACTTAAACTCTTTGATTATGTCTAGTCCTATTAGGAAATCATATTTAAATTCCTTTCCATCTATAATGTATACATCCATATGTTTTTCTATttccattatttttattttcaaatttgtcAAACCTTTTGCTCTTTTTACACCATTAATTGTTActaattttgcatttttatCATAATGTTTTTTTGCTGACCTCttcagttttaataattttgaattaACTAGAGAGACGTTTGAGCCTGGGTCATATATACCCAATACTTCTAATTTATCGTTAAGTATTAGTTTGACTTTAATCAATGGTGTAATCACGCGTTTTTTTGATCTTCGTCACTCAATTCAACATCCAGCATGACATTATTcacatttttataatttttcttaTTCTCATGTTCTCCTGTCTGTTTAAACCAGCATCTTTCTTCGGGATGAAAGCGGGTACCTTTGTTTAATTTTTCGCATATTTTGCAGGGTTTGATCTTCTCGGCTCCAGTTTTTATGTccgtgtttattttctttttatagTAAGTCTTTTTATTCATTGTATGCTCATACTTTCCAAGCTCATTGTAAAGACTCATGGTGGAtgttatttttcctttatcaaTTTTGTCCATTATGAAATCTGGTAAACCCATTACAATGAGATGAATCATTGTCTGCGAATCAGTCTGTTTATTTACCTCTAGGAGTAGCCTTTCCTTTTTGGTGGCATATTCTATTAGGGACCCCGCTTGGTATTTAAATGTGAATGCGTACTTAATCTGAGACCAACCTTTATTTCCATATGACTCGCACAGATTACTTTTCCAAATTGTCCAGTCCGAATCTATGGTATGTTTTATTATCATGCTGTTGTACCAATCTAAGCACTGTTTATCCATAAGATGCTTTAGCATCTcaatttttttaacatcctgCACCATTTCAAATCTTTTACATTCATTCTCAAATTCCTTAATCCATTGTTCAACATTTGTTGTTTTTCCAGAAAATTTTTCCAGTAAAAACCGTTCAGCAATTTTTCCCAAGTTTTTACTAACAGGTTCCGTATTGTTATTGTTGCTAACTGAGCTTTTTGTTTCACTTACAATTTCGTCCAAATACTGATCACCAAATTGAACATTTTCACCTTCATCCAAGTAGGTCTTTCGCAAGTCTTCCGTTAAAGGGATCCATAATTTGCGTGTTTGATGTCTTTTCTTTAATGAGTTCTTCACTTTCGTGAATACATCCGTAGTCGTAATACCAGTGTGTTTACTAGCAGGTTTCAGATCATCAGGAACTTCAAAAACACGACCATCGGGTACTTCGATTGAGGTTATGCagattgtatttgtttttccttCTGGCCCCGTCGCTAATACTGCGAACGTAAATCTCAATTTTTCcatgtttatgtttttactaAGAATGTCGTTTTATAAGACAATTCTCATGGGTTGTTAGGAATCAACCAAAAATAAACGAAGTGTTGCTCTGAAAacaaagatttttatttaacCAAATGTTTACATTTGAAACTTAACTTATTTAGTATTGATCACACTAAAAACATACCTGAAAACAAAGAAACGACATTCAAAGTCTATTAATTGGCATGTCGATTCCCACTTTACACCTTAAATTATTTAGTTTCTTGATTTTCACTCTCCGGGTTTATAACCTCTCATAGTCGCCATGACAGATGGATGACACCTACGCGCCGAACAGTTATGGAGTTTGCCACGCCATCTGTTGTCTTGCTATGTGAACTTCTACTTTACCGACCGAGTCATAAGTTGTAGACCATTCAAAGAAATCTCATTTCTTTACATATATCAAACTCATTTAGTCAGAGGTGACACATGCGCGTTGTCGACCATTCAAAACACACTCCGTTTTTGAAGACCCTCATATCGTAAGACGACATTCAGGATACCTATTACCATAGACTGAATTGAATTTGCTTAAGGCATAAGAAATAACCTAAAAGTTCTGCTATACGTAACTATTTCTCATTGTCTTCatgtttaacccccgacgaaaaaacaaaggggtgttataactaagtttgacgtgtctgtctgtttgtatgtctgtctatgtgtgtgtgtgtctgtggcatcgtagctcccgaacggatgaactgatttagatttcgtttttttttaaagctgagttagttgggagtgttcttagccatgtttcatgaaaatttcaaaattttaattttgtagttaggttagtAGAGTCTGTTTGGAACGAAGAAAGTCGTGATCGTCGTATACTGTATGCTGTATGTCTGAAATGTCTCTTCTAATTGTGTACATACTCTGCCCCAACCTTACTGTGATTTAATTGATTCTTTGCTATACGTACCTAGTAATGATCATTGAAGTATAATAGATTTGTAATACATCTACATGTGTAGTGACTAGTAAGCCGTTGAAGCGAGCATTCGGCACCTCCCAATACATTATACCCCATTATACCGCGCTAGGGTAGCCATGCTCAATTGGTCGCAAATTGATGATAAATGGTCACCTTCGCCGTGAGAGGCTTTAGTAGTGCCTAGATATAGCTAGATTAGAGTTAAACCAAAATAAGTTTGCAACAATGTTGACATCCTCGTTATTAGTGCGGTTCGGCCTGTCCAGCCACATTAGAGCACACGCAAGGAAACGTCCGTATTAAGGTTTATTTGGGGTCGCCGTCATGAAAGCGATGAGGAGGACTAAATATTATGTACTATATAGTGcggtgcaaatgttattttaaaattaaattatgatgTTTACCTAACCCTTGCAGAGGGGCTATTAAAATCCTAGTGtagtacatatttttaaaataaaaggaaaaattcacacctctggCAGGACTCAAACCTGCGACCAAGGTACTGCTTTCCCAGAGCAGTCGCTATGACCAACttagccacggaggcctgctgccAAAACTGATAAAAAATAAGTCTAGTGTACTTTAGGTATAGTTCTGGTAAGTAGGCGCACAAGTAAAAAGCGAGtttcatttaaatataataacttTCTAATACATGTGTGCAGTGTAGCGAGATTCGGCAACTCCCAATACATTACACCCCATTATACCGCGCTAGGGGTAGCCATGCTCAATTGGTTGCAAATTGATGATAAATGGTACACCACACTCGCTGTGAGAGGGTGCAACTTTTATAGTGAGTTTTATTGACacaattatatatatgtacttcAATTTGTACTCATCATTCTTGATAAATGTCACAAAAAGAATTGAAGCCTCGCTGTCCTATTactattaaggtacagcggggcaaatctctactgggggggcaattgtaactgatccattttttccattaatacACTATGATGTTCAGTT from Leguminivora glycinivorella isolate SPB_JAAS2020 chromosome 23, LegGlyc_1.1, whole genome shotgun sequence includes:
- the LOC125238448 gene encoding uncharacterized protein LOC125238448, with amino-acid sequence MEKLRFTFAVLATGPEGKTNTICITSIEVPDGRVFEVPDDLKPASKHTGITTTDVFTKVKNSLKKRHQTRKLWIPLTEDLRKTYLDEGENVQFGDQYLDEIVSETKSSVSNNNNTEPVSKNLGKIAERFLLEKFSGKTTNVEQWIKEFENECKRFEMVQDVKKIEMLKHLMDKQCLDWYNSMIIKHTIDSDWTIWKSNLCESYGNKGWSQIKYAFTFKYQAGSLIEYATKKERLLLEVNKQTDSQTMIHLIVMGLPDFIMDKIDKGKITSTMSLYNELGKYEHTMNKKTYYKKKINTDIKTGAEKIKPCKICEKLNKGTRFHPEERCWFKQTGEHENKKNYKNVNNVMLDVELSDEDQKNA